Proteins from one Candidatus Zixiibacteriota bacterium genomic window:
- a CDS encoding helix-turn-helix domain-containing protein codes for MAQRGGEQTRRRILKAATGLFAERGYERVTMKSIAAHCGVTESALYRHYSSKASLYSAVLSAAGTQVDVQGALAALDRTDDLGDILSGLAQLVITRFTRECQVTRLLLHSSLENHPRSWQAFREIRRPLVEFLARKLRTLQRRGDIQNIHAVITARCFVGMVMDCALCQDLWWKVQGRVYAPRRVIANNVQIYMRGLIRS; via the coding sequence ATGGCTCAGCGCGGTGGAGAACAGACCCGTCGGCGGATTCTCAAGGCGGCCACCGGGTTGTTTGCCGAGCGGGGTTACGAGAGGGTCACCATGAAGAGCATCGCCGCCCACTGCGGCGTGACCGAGTCGGCGCTCTACCGGCACTACAGCTCCAAGGCGTCCCTGTACTCCGCCGTTCTGTCCGCTGCCGGCACCCAAGTAGATGTGCAGGGAGCCCTCGCCGCGTTGGACCGGACGGATGACCTCGGGGACATCCTCTCCGGCCTGGCACAACTCGTGATCACCCGGTTCACCCGGGAATGCCAGGTGACCCGGCTGCTGCTCCATTCGTCACTGGAAAACCATCCGCGGTCGTGGCAGGCCTTCCGGGAGATCCGCCGCCCCCTTGTGGAATTCCTGGCCCGCAAGTTGCGCACGCTACAACGGCGGGGAGATATCCAGAACATCCATGCGGTCATCACCGCGCGCTGTTTTGTTGGAATGGTCATGGACTGTGCCCTCTGCCAGGACCTTTGGTGGAAGGTGCAGGGGCGCGTGTATGCCCCCCGGCGGGTGATCGCCAACAACGTGCAGATCTATA
- the mazG gene encoding nucleoside triphosphate pyrophosphohydrolase — translation MAKKRVTSSAGRRLYKFGDLVAIMARLRAPGGCPWDRKQNHQTLLPYLIEETYEVVDTVHRRDIGALREELGDLLLQIVFHAQLAQERKRFTIDDVTDHICRKLIARHPHVFARQRRLSAKQVLGNWERIKLAEAVDSGNTRGVLDGLPKSLPALLQAFRIQEKTARFGFDWDNPLPVLDKVNEEVDELRRSLRRRSKPTRRKQEAEHELGDLLFALVNLARHLKLDPEAALAKTNRRFIRRFRYIEKHLPMTGKKMGEATPAEMDRLWEKAKTVVG, via the coding sequence ATGGCCAAGAAGCGCGTGACATCAAGTGCCGGGAGACGACTGTACAAATTCGGCGATCTGGTGGCGATCATGGCGCGGTTGCGCGCGCCGGGGGGGTGTCCATGGGATCGCAAGCAGAATCACCAGACGCTTCTCCCCTATTTGATCGAGGAGACCTACGAGGTCGTCGACACGGTGCACCGTCGCGACATCGGCGCACTGCGGGAGGAACTGGGCGATCTGCTCCTGCAGATTGTGTTCCACGCGCAGTTGGCGCAGGAGCGGAAGCGGTTTACGATCGACGACGTGACCGATCACATCTGCCGCAAGTTGATCGCGCGACACCCGCATGTGTTCGCGCGCCAACGCCGTCTGTCGGCCAAACAGGTGCTCGGCAACTGGGAGCGGATCAAGCTGGCGGAAGCCGTAGACTCCGGCAATACGCGCGGTGTGCTCGATGGTCTGCCGAAGTCATTGCCCGCCCTGTTGCAGGCGTTTCGGATTCAGGAGAAGACGGCGCGATTCGGATTCGACTGGGACAACCCGCTGCCCGTACTCGACAAGGTCAATGAAGAAGTCGATGAACTGCGACGGTCATTGCGTCGCCGGTCAAAGCCCACACGCCGCAAGCAGGAGGCCGAACATGAACTCGGTGATCTCTTGTTTGCCCTGGTGAACCTGGCCCGGCATCTGAAGCTCGACCCCGAGGCGGCGCTGGCGAAGACCAACCGACGATTCATCCGACGTTTTCGCTACATCGAGAAACACCTGCCCATGACCGGCAAGAAGATGGGGGAGGCCACCCCGGCGGAGATGGACAGACTCTGGGAAAAGGCCAAGACCGTCGTGGGCTGA